The following proteins are co-located in the Heteronotia binoei isolate CCM8104 ecotype False Entrance Well chromosome 8, APGP_CSIRO_Hbin_v1, whole genome shotgun sequence genome:
- the LOC132576578 gene encoding perilipin-3-like isoform X1 — MASKKQEEPSPSLESRQENVITRVSNLPLVSSAYDLAAFAYAWTKENHPYVKAVLDLAEEGVKHISEVAATSAQPFLTKLEPQVSAAGQYASRGLDKLEEKLPILHQTADQVISDTQKLVLSKVVSAKEAVTKAVQSGKEMVVDTRMGKMALSGAEAMLEKSEELLDHYLPRMDEELAEPAESAPAGADAASENPSYLVRLGSLSSKLRHRAYQRAVVQVKTARDNIREAFSQLRQYIGQIEQRKEDLVQEGGEKLHQIESQTLDMSSHITEQLKTTFKNLIANIQGLPSSLQHNVQQAYHSLEELHASFASAQSFHDLSNIILSQGQKKVLMAQDYVEDVLEYVVNNTPLSWLVGPLDPVLDEQGNVAERTKPNERERKALHAPKPSEREGKALKALEQKENL; from the exons AATGTGATCACCAGAGTGTCCAACCTGCCTTTGGTGAGCAGTGCCTATGACTTGGCTGCCTTTGCGTATGCCTGGACCAAAGAGAACCACCCCTACGTCAAAGCGGTCCTGGATCTGGCTGAGGAAGGCGTCAAGCACATCTCTGAAGTGGCTGCAACCAGCGCTCAGCCCTTTCTGACGAAGCTTGAACCTCAGG TTTCAGCGGCAGGTCAGTACGCTTCGAGGGGCCTGGATAAACTGGAAGAGAAGCTGCCGATCCTTCATCAGACAGCTGACCAG gttatttcTGATACGCAAAAACTGGTGCTGTCAAAAGTAGTCAGTGCCAAAGAAGCGGTAACCAAGGCTGTACAGAGTGGCAAGGAAATGGTGGTAGACACCAGAATGGGTAAGATGGCCTTGAGTGGAGCGGAAGCCATGCTGGAGAAGTCAGAGGAGTTGCTAgaccactacctcccaaggatgGATGAAGAGCTAG ctGAGCCTGCAGAATCTGCACCAGCAGGAGCAGATGCAGCTTCTGAGAATCCCAGCTACTTGGTGCGTCTGGGCTCCCTATCGAGCAAGCTCCGTCACAGGGCCTATCAGCGTGCTGTAGTCCAGGTGAAAACTGCTCGGGATAACATCAGAGAGGCTTTCTCTCAACTGCGTCAGTACATTGGGCAG ATAGAACAAAGAAAAGAAGACCTTGTCCAGGAAGGCGGGGAGAAGCTGCATCAG ATAGAAAGTCAGACTTTGGACATGTCTTCCCACATCACCGAACAGCTGAAGACAACGTTCAAGAACCTGATCGCCAACATCCAAGGTTTGCCGAGCAGCCTCCAGCATAATGTGCAACAGGCCTATCATAGCCTAGAGGAGCTCCACGCTTCCTTTGCCAGTGCTCAGTCTTTCCATGACCTTTCGAACATCATTCTAAGTCAAGGACAAAAGAAGGTCCTCATGGCCCAGGACTATGTAGAGGATGTTCTGGAATATGTGGTCAATAACACTCCTTTGTCTTGGCTTGTAGGGCCGCTTGATCCTGTACTGGACGAACAAGGGAATGTTGCAGAGCGCACAAAACCCAACGAGAGGGAAAGAAAGGCCTTACATGCACCGAAACCCAGTGAGAGGGAAGGAAAGGCCTTAAAAGCACTGGAACAGAAGGAAAACCTGTGA
- the LOC132576578 gene encoding perilipin-3-like isoform X2, which produces MASKKQEEPSPSLESRQENVITRVSNLPLVSSAYDLAAFAYAWTKENHPYVKAVLDLAEEGVKHISEVAATSAQPFLTKLEPQVSAAGQYASRGLDKLEEKLPILHQTADQVISDTQKLVLSKVVSAKEAVTKAVQSGKEMVVDTRMGKMALSGAEAMLEKSEELLDHYLPRMDEELAEPAESAPAGADAASENPSYLVRLGSLSSKLRHRAYQRAVVQVKTARDNIREAFSQLRQYIGQIEQRKEDLVQEGGEKLHQIESQTLDMSSHITEQLKTTFKNLIANIQGPLDPVLDEQGNVAERTKPNERERKALHAPKPSEREGKALKALEQKENL; this is translated from the exons AATGTGATCACCAGAGTGTCCAACCTGCCTTTGGTGAGCAGTGCCTATGACTTGGCTGCCTTTGCGTATGCCTGGACCAAAGAGAACCACCCCTACGTCAAAGCGGTCCTGGATCTGGCTGAGGAAGGCGTCAAGCACATCTCTGAAGTGGCTGCAACCAGCGCTCAGCCCTTTCTGACGAAGCTTGAACCTCAGG TTTCAGCGGCAGGTCAGTACGCTTCGAGGGGCCTGGATAAACTGGAAGAGAAGCTGCCGATCCTTCATCAGACAGCTGACCAG gttatttcTGATACGCAAAAACTGGTGCTGTCAAAAGTAGTCAGTGCCAAAGAAGCGGTAACCAAGGCTGTACAGAGTGGCAAGGAAATGGTGGTAGACACCAGAATGGGTAAGATGGCCTTGAGTGGAGCGGAAGCCATGCTGGAGAAGTCAGAGGAGTTGCTAgaccactacctcccaaggatgGATGAAGAGCTAG ctGAGCCTGCAGAATCTGCACCAGCAGGAGCAGATGCAGCTTCTGAGAATCCCAGCTACTTGGTGCGTCTGGGCTCCCTATCGAGCAAGCTCCGTCACAGGGCCTATCAGCGTGCTGTAGTCCAGGTGAAAACTGCTCGGGATAACATCAGAGAGGCTTTCTCTCAACTGCGTCAGTACATTGGGCAG ATAGAACAAAGAAAAGAAGACCTTGTCCAGGAAGGCGGGGAGAAGCTGCATCAG ATAGAAAGTCAGACTTTGGACATGTCTTCCCACATCACCGAACAGCTGAAGACAACGTTCAAGAACCTGATCGCCAACATCCAAG GGCCGCTTGATCCTGTACTGGACGAACAAGGGAATGTTGCAGAGCGCACAAAACCCAACGAGAGGGAAAGAAAGGCCTTACATGCACCGAAACCCAGTGAGAGGGAAGGAAAGGCCTTAAAAGCACTGGAACAGAAGGAAAACCTGTGA